The Candida dubliniensis CD36 chromosome 5, complete sequence genome has a window encoding:
- a CDS encoding mitochondrial 37S ribosomal protein MRP2 (Similar to S. cerevisiae MRP2): MPFRFPVKFEIPKHAHLNARVLRDQFKRLQVAEHEVTRNALKYIARNEELPARARVEAQLQLASMPKYTSAIQIKDRCVASGNAKSVIRDFKLNRTEFRNRARAGLIPGVKVASW; encoded by the coding sequence ATGCCATTCAGATTCCCAGTTAAGTTTGAAATACCCAAGCATGCTCATTTGAATGCAAGAGTACTTAGAGATCAATTTAAAAGATTACAAGTTGCAGAGCACGAGGTTACTAGAAACGCTTTGAAGTACATTGCTAGAAATGAAGAGTTACCTGCAAGAGCAAGAGTAGAAGCCCAGCTACAGTTAGCTTCCATGCCAAAGTATACTTCTGCCATACAGATAAAGGATAGATGTGTTGCCAGTGGAAATGCTAAATCAGTTATCCgtgatttcaaattgaatagAACTGAGTTTAGAAATAGAGCTCGAGCTGGCTTGATTCCTGGAGTCAAGGTCGCTTCTTGGTAA
- a CDS encoding riboflavin synthase alpha chain, putative (Similar to S. cerevisiae RIB5;~In S. cerevisiae: catalyzes the last step of the riboflavin biosynthesis pathway), producing MFTGLVETIGTVLDYSKHDESSTGGDGVSITIGNCSEILEDVKLGDSISTNGVCLTVTEFNLGRTLFKVGVAPETLRRTNLGDLRHGAPVNLERAVTSEVRLGGHIVQGHVDTIATIVDKKSDGNAIAFTFELRDKEFINYIVHKGFIAIDGASLTVTNVDPSKAQFSIMLISYSQEKVILARKEVGETVNIEVDLTGKFIEKQIEINLTSQIENSDSPLNKLISSLVEKKVKEFIK from the coding sequence ATGTTTACTGGTCTTGTTGAAACAATTGGTACTGTTTTAGACTACTCAAAGCACGATGAATCCTCCACTGGAGGAGACGGAGTTTCTATTACCATTGGAAACTGTTCGGAAATCTTGGAAGATGTTAAGTTAGGCGATTCGATCTCCACAAATGGTGTTTGTTTAACTGTTACTGAATTCAATCTTGGAAGAACCTTGTTTAAAGTTGGTGTGGCCCCAGAGACTCTCCGCAGAACCAATCTTGGAGATTTGAGACATGGTGCTCCGGTCAATTTGGAAAGAGCCGTTACAAGTGAAGTTAGATTGGGAGGCCACATTGTTCAAGGACATGTTGACACCATTGCCACAATTGTGGACAAGAAATCTGACGGAAACGCTATCGCCTTTACTTTTGAATTGAGGGACAAagaatttatcaattatattgtCCACAAGGGGTTTATTGCCATTGACGGGGCCTCATTGACAGTCACAAATGTCGATCCTTCTAAAGCTCAATTCTCGATTATGTTGATTAGCTACAGCCAAGAAAAGGTTATATTAGCAAGAAAAGAAGTTGGCGAGACTGTCAACATTGAAGTCGATTTAACGGGTaagtttattgaaaaacagATTGAAATAAACTTAACCAgccaaattgaaaacagcGACAGCCCATTGAACAAGTTGATCAGTTCTTTGGTTGAAAAGAAGGTTAAAGAATTTATCAAGTAA
- a CDS encoding proteasome subunit, putative (Similar to S. cerevisiae PRE1) — MDIILGIKVSDATLVATSKAATRGISILKDTDDKTRHLNAHNLIAYTGEAGDTVQFAEYVQANIQLYSMRENDIELSPKATASFVRNQLASSLRSRKPYQVNCLIGGYDVKTNQPSLNWIDYLGTQVELPYGAHGYAAFYTTSLLDKHYRKDMTVEDGLKLMDMCVKELQTRMPIDFKGVYIKVVDKDGIRQIESN, encoded by the coding sequence ATGGATATTATTTTAGGAATTAAAGTATCTGATGCCACCCTCGTTGCAACATCTAAGGCTGCCACAAGAGGTATTTCCATTTTGAAGGATACCGACGACAAAACAAGACATTTAAACGCACACAATTTAATAGCATATACTGGTGAAGCTGGTGATACTGTTCAGTTTGCCGAGTATGTTCAAGCTAACATTCAATTGTACTCCATGAGAGAGAATGACATTGAGTTATCCCCAAAAGCAACAGCTTCGTTTGTGAGAAACCAATTAGCTTCTTCGCTTAGATCTAGAAAACCATACCAAGTGAACTGTTTAATTGGAGGATACGATGTAAAGACAAATCAGCCGTCGTTGAATTGGATAGATTATTTAGGTACGCAAGTTGAACTTCCTTATGGTGCTCATGGCTACGCAGCATTTTACACAACATCCTTGTTAGATAAACATTATAGAAAGGACATGACAGTTGAAGATGGTTTGAAGTTAATGGACATGTGTGTCAAAGAATTACAAACGAGAATGCccattgattttaaagGTGTGTACATCAAGGTGGTAGATAAAGATGGTATAAGACAGATTGAGTCAAATTGA
- the HIS1 gene encoding ATP phosphoribosyltransferase (In S. cerevisiae: catalyzes the first step in histidine biosynthesis), protein MDLVNHLPDRLLFAVPKKGRLYEKCCSLLSGADIQFRRSNRLDIALSTNLPIALIFLPAADIPVFVGEGNCDLGITGLDQIKEADQFDNIEDLLDLKFGSCKLQIQVPANGEYEKPEQLVGKKIVSSFTKLSTDYFKKLSDKPTNIRYVGGSVEASCALGVADAIVDLVESGETMKAAGLKAIETILETSAHLISSKKTKFPEMVNIIVQRLQGVLAAQEYVLCNYNAPKSIQSKCLTITPGRRAATVSTLDKHSDDEDDWVAISSMVNRKEIGNVMDELKKAGATDILVLEISNCRV, encoded by the coding sequence ATGGATTTAGTCAATCATTTGCCCGATCGTTTGTTATTTGCTGTTCCCAAAAAGGGCAGATTATATGAAAAATGCTGCAGCTTATTGAGCGGTGCCGATATACAGTTTAGAAGATCTAATAGATTGGATATTGCCCTTTCCACAAACTTGCCAATTGCATTAATCTTTTTGCCTGCAGCCGATATTCCAGTTTTCGTTGGAGAAGGTAATTGTGACTTGGGTATAACTGGGTTAGACCAGATCAAAGAAGCAGACCAATTCGACAACATTGAGGATTTGTTGGATTTGAAGTTTGGCTCATGTAAATTGCAGATCCAAGTTCCTGCAAATGGCGAGTACGAAAAACCCGAACAACTCGTTGGAAAGAAGATTGTATCCTCCTTTACAAAGTTGAGTACTGActatttcaagaaattatcCGACAAACCTACGAATATTAGATACGTTGGTGGTTCAGTTGAGGCTTCTTGCGCATTGGGTGTTGCCGACGCCATTGTCGATTTAGTTGAAAGTGGAGAGACCATGAAAGCTGCTGGATTAAAGGCGATCGAAACCATATTGGAAACTTCCGCTCATTTGATTTCCTCCaagaaaaccaaatttCCAGAAATGGTCAACATAATTGTCCAAAGACTTCAAGGTGTTTTAGCGGCTCAGGAATATGTCTTGTGTAACTACAATGCTCCAAAATCCATTCAATCAAAGTGCTTAACCATTACTCCAGGTAGAAGGGCAGCCACTGTCTCCACTTTGGATAAACACAGTGACGACGAAGATGACTGGGTTGCCATTTCTTCCATGGTTAACAGAAAGGAAATTGGTAATGTAATGGATGAATTGAAGAAAGCTGGCGCAACAGATATATTGGTGCTCGAGATATCAAATTGTAGAGTTTAA
- a CDS encoding cis-prenyltransferase, putative (Similar to S. cerevisiae RER2;~In S. cerevisiae: cis-prenyltransferase involved in dolichol synthesis; participates in endoplasmic reticulum (ER) protein sorting) codes for MSDWVSTFPGYKQVLLTCKKMLGKIIMTGPVPQHVGIIMDGNRRYAKTHKIEIKEGHSLGFDTMASILELLYESGVKCATVYAFSIENFKRSQYEVKWLMELAKSKFTQINQHGLLCEEYGVKIRILGNTKLLPKDVLEILERTEEITKNNKRAVLNVCFPYTSRDEITHSIKSVVDEATKGGIEITEEAIDKHLYTKDVPPLDLLVRTSGTFRLSDFLLWQTVSPDCAVVFVDKLWPAFRPWDMLKILLNWGFNKYMYGNPNGYGVSNNLVVKSQMEEELINTPNGATGLDRYSEDEETEVSSNNLGTEEDTVTSEEEDVEDIGKK; via the coding sequence atgTCAGATTGGGTGTCTACATTTCCAGGTTATAAACAGGTGTTATTAACTTGCAAGAAAATGCTTGGTAAGATTATAATGACTGGCCCAGTGCCTCAACATGTTGGTATAATCATGGATGGGAATAGAAGATACGCCAAGACACACAAAATAGAAATCAAAGAGGGTCATAGCTTGGGGTTTGATACCATGGCAAGCATACTAGAATTATTATACGAGCTGGGTGTGAAATGTGCCACCGTTTATGCATTTTCGATCGAAAACTTCAAGAGACTGCAATATGAGGTCAAATGGTTGATGGAATTAGCCAAATCCAAGTTTACGCAAATAAACCAACATGGATTGTTGTGTGAGGAGTATGGGGTTAAAATCAGAATATTAGGAAATACCAAACTTTTGCCGAAAGATGTGTTAGAGATCCTTGAAAGAACCGAAGAAATaactaaaaacaataaGCGTGCTGTGTTGAATGTCTGCTTCCCATATACATCAAGAGACGAGATAACCCATCTGATCAAGTCAGTAGTAGACGAAGCGACGAAAGGTGGTATTGAAATAACCGAGGAGGCTATCGACAAGCATCTTTATACGAAAGATGTGCCCCCATTGGATTTACTAGTAAGAACATCAGGAACATTTAGACTTTCAGACTTTCTTTTATGGCAAACGGTGTCGCCAGATTGTGCAGTTGTGTTTGTCGACAAGTTATGGCCGGCATTTAGACCATGGGATATGCTCAAGATTTTACTCAACTGGGGGTTTAACAAATACATGTATGGAAACCCAAATGGATATGGGGTTAGTAATAACTTGGTAGTGAAGAGCCAAatggaagaagaattaataaACACACCAAATGGAGCTACAGGGCTTGACCGGTACCTGGAGGACGAAGAGACCGAAGTTAGTAGTAACAATTTAGGAACTGAAGAGGATACAGTGACATccgaagaagaagatgttGAAGATATAGGCAAAAAGTAA